A genomic region of Anopheles coustani chromosome 3, idAnoCousDA_361_x.2, whole genome shotgun sequence contains the following coding sequences:
- the LOC131258928 gene encoding sulfide:quinone oxidoreductase, mitochondrial has product MLLSSCRVQSSQIAFLARNLSTSGILQEHHKCKLLVVGGGAGGCSVAAKASNKLGAGKVIVLEPADKHYYQPMFTLIGGGIKKLEDSFRPMKEVLPALATWLQDSAAKFDPETNTVLTKGGNKIEYEYLLVAVGLQLNYDQIPGLVEALSIPNGKVCSNYSPKYVDRTFVALKNFRSGNALFTFPNSPVKCPGAPQKVLYIAEHYLRKSKKRKNANLFYNTSLPVLFGVKHYADALWKIVKKRNINVNLRTNLVEVKPSTDEAVFENLDNPTERFTVNYEFLHVTPPMGAPDVLKACKSLVNEVGFVDVNKDTLQHQRYGNVFAIGDCSSSPNSKTAASVAAQSQVVYKNLMAVMDGKSPNRVFDGYASCPLVTGYNTCVLAEFDYSLTPLETFPVDQSKERFSMYLMKKDFMPALYWHLLLNGLWNGPGLMRKLMHMRL; this is encoded by the exons ATGTTGCTCAGTTCGTGCAGAGTTCAATCTTCACAGATTGCATTTCTCGCACGAAACCTATCAACAAGTGGCATTCTGCAGGAGCATCATAA ATGCAAACTGTTGGTGGTCGGCGGTGGAGCCGGCGGATGTTCCGTGGCGGCGAAAGCATCCAACAAATTGGGAGCCGGAAAAGTGATCGTACTGGAACCGGCCGAT AAACACTACTACCAGCCCATGTTCACACTGATCGGCGGTGGCATTAAGAAGCTCGAGGACAGTTTCCGGCCGATGAAAGAGGTCCTGCCAGCGCTAGCGACCTGGTTGCAGGATTCGGCAGCAAAATTCGACCCCGAAACGAATACCGTCCTCACGAAGGGTGGCAATAAGATCGAGTACGAGTATCTGCTGGTCGCTGTCGGTTTGCAGCTGAACTACGACCAAATCCCCGGCCTGGTTGAGGCGCTTTCGATTCCAAACGGAAAGGTGTGCTCGAACTATTCGCCGAAATACGTGGACCGCACTTTTGTAGCACTGAAAAACTTCCGCTCCGGCAATGCCCTGTTTACATTCCCCAACAGCCCAGTGAAGTGTCCCGGTGCGCCCCAGAAGGTGCTGTACATTGCGGAGCACTATTTGCGGAAG TCCAAGAAGCGTAAAAATGCGAACTTGTTCTACAACACCTCGCTCCCGGTTCTGTTTGGCGTGAAACATTATGCCGATGCGCTCTGGAAAATAGTGAAGAAGCGGAATATCAACGTGAACCTTCGGACGAACCTGGTGGAAGTGAAACCGTCAACCGACGAAGCGGTGTTCGAAAACTTGGACAATCCGACCGAAAGATTCACCGTCAAT TACGAGTTTCTGCACGTCACACCACCGATGGGTGCCCCCGACGTGTTGAAGGCTTGCAAAAGCCTGGTTAATGAAGTTGGCTTCGTAGACGTGAACAAGGATACACTGCAGCACCAGAGATATGGCAACGTGTTTGCCATCGGTGACTGTTCGTCCTCTCCGAATTCTAAAACGGCCGCCTCGGTCG CGGCCCAATCGCAAGTGGTGTACAAAAACTTAATGGCTGTGATGGATGGCAAATCACCGAACCGGGTATTCGATGGATATGCGTCCTGTCCCCTGGTCACGGGATACAACACGTGCGTGCTGGCAGAGTTTGACTACTCGCTGACACCCTTGGAGACGTTCCCGGTCGATCAAAGTAAGGAACGATTCTCGATGTACTTGATGAAGAAGGACTTTATGCCGGCACTCTATTGGCACCTGCTGCTGAACGGCCTATGGAATGGCCCTGGCCTTATGAGGAAGCTGATGCATATGCGTTTGTAG
- the LOC131258931 gene encoding seipin isoform X2 produces the protein MGLVGLLLMVLDPFRIIRNYVFKPIATLGLAAAEEYQARKAKSVKTTKNVFLKLIIVVLVGFSVVWASIFLYLYFYYSYMPSVLHMKDVHLNIRECKDSAVDCKPYPTANVALTNHQRFLMVGQPYKIILNLEMPESEQNGMFTVCGTLKDYQQEEITSSCRMSMLHYKSDLLKTILTVVFAPLLVFGYREEKQMVTVELFSQFLDDSSQPATNIDITIQCRDIQLYSAELHVIANFTGLRYLMFNWPVLSAIIGITTNLFFILIVCLLSWYHWDDTEWITDIRDRYQQIVQGVSKVGAIEQPLEQYKTDKKTDAISKDWIVDEE, from the exons ATGGGCCTCGTCGgactgctgctgatggtttTAGATCCCTTCAGAATAATACGTAACTATGTGTTCAAACCGATCGCCACCCTGGGCCTGGCGGCGGCCGAAGAATACCAGGCGCGCAAAGCAAAGAGCGTCAAGACgacgaaaaatgtgtttctcaAGCTGATCATCGTAGTTTTGGTCGGGTTTTCCGTCGTGTGGGCTTCGATCTTTCTGTACCTGTACTTCTACTACTCGTACATGCCGTCCGTGCTGCACATGAAGGATGTCCACCTGAACATCCG CGAGTGCAAGGATTCGGCTGTGGACTGCAAACCGTATCCCACGGCCAATGTGGCCCTCACAAACCATCAAAGATTCCTCATGGTTGGCCAACCGTATAAGATTATTTTGAACCTCGAAATGCCCGAATCAGaacaaaatg GCATGTTCACCGTTTGTGGCACCCTAAAGGATTACCAGCAAGAGGAAATTACCAGCTCTTGCCGGATGTCAATGCTCCACTACAAGTCCGACCTCTTGAAGACAATTCTCACCGTCGTCTTTGCGCCGCTGCTCGTGTTTGGGTACCGCGAGGAGAAACAGATGGTCACGGTGGAGCTGTTTTCACAGTTTCTGGACGATTCCAGTCAACCGGCGACCAACATCGACATCACCATCCAGTGCCGGGACATTCAGCTCTACTCGGCCGAGCTGCACGTGATCGCCAACTTTACAGGGCTTCGCTATCTAATGTTCAACTGGCCAGTCCTGTCGGCCATAATCG GTATCACCACCAATCTGTTTTTCATTCTAATCGTGTGCTTGCTGAGCTGGTACCACTGGGACGACACGGAATGGATAACGGATATAAGGGATCGCTATCAGCAGATTGTGCAGGGCGTATCGAAAGTGGGCGCAATCGAGCAACCACTGGAGCAGTACAAAACGGACAAAAAGACTGATGCAATATCCAAAGATTGGATAGTGGATGAAGAATGA
- the LOC131258931 gene encoding seipin isoform X1 — protein MGLVGLLLMVLDPFRIIRNYVFKPIATLGLAAAEEYQARKAKSVKTTKNVFLKLIIVVLVGFSVVWASIFLYLYFYYSYMPSVLHMKDVHLNIRECKDSAVDCKPYPTANVALTNHQRFLMVGQPYKIILNLEMPESEQNGKIGMFTVCGTLKDYQQEEITSSCRMSMLHYKSDLLKTILTVVFAPLLVFGYREEKQMVTVELFSQFLDDSSQPATNIDITIQCRDIQLYSAELHVIANFTGLRYLMFNWPVLSAIIGITTNLFFILIVCLLSWYHWDDTEWITDIRDRYQQIVQGVSKVGAIEQPLEQYKTDKKTDAISKDWIVDEE, from the exons ATGGGCCTCGTCGgactgctgctgatggtttTAGATCCCTTCAGAATAATACGTAACTATGTGTTCAAACCGATCGCCACCCTGGGCCTGGCGGCGGCCGAAGAATACCAGGCGCGCAAAGCAAAGAGCGTCAAGACgacgaaaaatgtgtttctcaAGCTGATCATCGTAGTTTTGGTCGGGTTTTCCGTCGTGTGGGCTTCGATCTTTCTGTACCTGTACTTCTACTACTCGTACATGCCGTCCGTGCTGCACATGAAGGATGTCCACCTGAACATCCG CGAGTGCAAGGATTCGGCTGTGGACTGCAAACCGTATCCCACGGCCAATGTGGCCCTCACAAACCATCAAAGATTCCTCATGGTTGGCCAACCGTATAAGATTATTTTGAACCTCGAAATGCCCGAATCAGaacaaaatggtaaaatag GCATGTTCACCGTTTGTGGCACCCTAAAGGATTACCAGCAAGAGGAAATTACCAGCTCTTGCCGGATGTCAATGCTCCACTACAAGTCCGACCTCTTGAAGACAATTCTCACCGTCGTCTTTGCGCCGCTGCTCGTGTTTGGGTACCGCGAGGAGAAACAGATGGTCACGGTGGAGCTGTTTTCACAGTTTCTGGACGATTCCAGTCAACCGGCGACCAACATCGACATCACCATCCAGTGCCGGGACATTCAGCTCTACTCGGCCGAGCTGCACGTGATCGCCAACTTTACAGGGCTTCGCTATCTAATGTTCAACTGGCCAGTCCTGTCGGCCATAATCG GTATCACCACCAATCTGTTTTTCATTCTAATCGTGTGCTTGCTGAGCTGGTACCACTGGGACGACACGGAATGGATAACGGATATAAGGGATCGCTATCAGCAGATTGTGCAGGGCGTATCGAAAGTGGGCGCAATCGAGCAACCACTGGAGCAGTACAAAACGGACAAAAAGACTGATGCAATATCCAAAGATTGGATAGTGGATGAAGAATGA
- the LOC131258918 gene encoding ataxin-2 homolog isoform X2, with the protein MSKRSKTRPGPARTTRQRSIQAEGIYNNAPFIYAATSHVGNIVQIQTPAGQIWEGVFRTFSPLFAVALEMAHRIEVGPDNTTKIIVGSFTEKLIFKPNDIVTFAAKNVDLEYATRDTFKTDTAISRCNGTSWLEDRELEPWDGESGSLNGDLYDNSSLELDSSADGWDVNEMFHKNETIYGVHSTFDQSLSGYTVQIQKKDSEEFKVQELEAEKIANEIENNPVYKERIDVENGDEEAAFAAVSRPVNAPAAASSAGGSGPPGAGANASAPTPVAINDKNSNIINSNSSSTGGGSSSNSASSASNTGGNSAVANNNNNTTNAMPSNTKYIVPAKRKPGQGGKLVRSTPPPLANNNNNNNGGPPVSVNSQQQQQQQQQPPSPQAPHKNNYGQMMPVQQHQQQQQPPPQQPPQNNQQQHGGGGVMQHPSGPPQYGMHANQSPYGHVQHQQQHAPPPQQQQQQQQQPPPHVQQASVMNANKMNGDGGRGDMSGPPGGGGGGGGGAGGNMNVNSNQKPLPQRAVRQYPNTQAQVTYTEPPPSLNPQQMQALSKPPMHMAHPHHAVVPPHHPPPSVGSPEQQQQQQQQQQQQQQVVIQQHHLPPPMMGVQQQPPQQQQQQPPLLQQQQVQGPPPQPQRPVVPRNRDMEIDNLRKFGQDFKLAPPQQPPMPNVHQQPPPSTQQQHQAGPPTQHGGVVVHQQPPPPQQQLQGQQPPDHSAPPLLDHSSPPLVNQPQPKMVSQHNEPPPQAPNQHPQQQQQQQVPPNQNQQNQASQTTSGMVPAPSPHLVSQQQQPPPNQQQPPPPQGGPQQPLSVGGTPPQQQAPPGSQNTPNSGGGTLVVSGAPPPNTPGNVPGGGVPDNGASGGGGGAGSGEQKPGTTAKKVFTLNPAAKPFTPRSPSTPNPSRPHTPQTPGPAALAQGSFQPQVIQQPIMMQYVVNQSSFPVAQQHPHVGQPTRIRNGRQVPVGASQMQVAAATGQPLLAPNPLQMITTPYGPAIHTQPFQTGPAFHQQYRAIYDAPQPAPLQYLAATPPSTTPSPGQPHQQYHPGPQPSPAGGGPPTYAPVHHQPPTAYTIPMCNPVGPLQVVQPIYQNITSAPQQNHHQQSMHVMHMQQHPSAQ; encoded by the exons GACCACACGGCAGCGTTCGATTCAAGCGGAGGGCATTTACAACAATGCACCATTTATATACGCGGCCACATCGCATGTCGGCAACATCGTGCAAATCCAGACACCGGCCGGTCAAATATGGGAGGGCGTGTTCCGGACATTCTCCCCACTGTTTGCG GTTGCGCTGGAAATGGCACATCGCATTGAGGTAGGACCGGACAACACGACAAAAATCATCGTGGGTTCGTTCACCGAGAAGCTGATCTTCAAGCCGAACGACATCGTAACGTTCGCGGCGAAGAACGTCGACCTGGAGTACGCGACGCGCGACACCTTCAAGACCGACACGGCCATCTCGCGCTGCAACGGCACCAGCTGGCTGGAGGACCGCGAGCTCGAACCGTGGGACGGCGAAAGTGGCAGCCTCAATGGCGACCTGTACGACAACAGCAGCCTCGAGCTGGACAGCAGCGCCGACGGGTGGGATGTGAATGAGATGTTCCACAAGAACGAGACGATCTACGGCGTACATTCGACGTTCGACCAGTCCCTGTCCGGCTACACGGTGCAGATACAGAAGAAGGACAGCGAAGAGTTCAAGGTGCAGGAGCTCGAGGCGGAGAAGATTGCGAACGAGATCGAGAACAATCCGGTGTACAAGGAGCGCATCGACGTAGAGAACGGCGACGAGGAGGCCGCCTTTGCCGCCGTCAGTCGTCCGGTGAACGCGCCCGCCGCAGCGTCGAGCGCGGGCGGTTCGGGTCCTCCCGGAGCGGGGGCTAACGCCAGCGCCCCCACACCGGTGGCGATAAACGATAAAAACTCGAACATTATCAACTCCAACAGCAGTAGCACCGGCGGTGGAAGCAGTAGTAATAGCGCCAGCAGTGCAAGCAATACGGGCGGCAACTCGGCGGTGgccaacaataataacaacacGACCAACGCGATGCCCTCGAACACGAAGTACATTGTGCCGGCCAAACGCAAGCCGGGCCAGGGAGGCAAGCTGGTGCGAAGCACTCCGCCACCACTAgccaacaataacaacaacaataacggAGGTCCACCGGTTTCCGTAAACtcccagcaacagcagcagcagcagcaacagccgcCAAGCCCTCAGGCGCCGCACAAGAACAACTATGGCCAGATGATGCCCgtgcagcaacatcagcaacagcagcagccgccaCCACAGCAACCTCCGCAGAACAATCAGCAACaacacggtggtggtggtgtaatGCAGCATCCATCCGGCCCTCCGCAGTACGGTATGCACGCGAACCAGTCGCCTTACGGTCACgtgcagcaccagcagcaacatgcGCCACCcccgcaacaacagcagcagcagcagcaacagccgcCGCCGCATGTGCAGCAAGCGTCGGTTATGAACGCGAACAAGATGAACGGCGATGGCGGTCGGGGAGATATGTCCGGGCCTcctggcggcggcggtggtggaggtggcggtgCGGGTGGAAACATGAATGTAAATAGCAATCAGAAGCCTCTTCCACAGCGTGCGGTACGGCAGTACCCGAACACGCAGGCCCAGGTGACGTACACTGAGCCTCCGCCATCGCTGAACCCCCAGCAGATGCAGGCCCTGTCCAAGCCTCCGATGCATATGGCGCATCCACACCATGCGGTTGTGCCACCGCATCATCCACCTCCATCCGTCGGTTCtcccgagcagcagcagcagcaacaacaacaacaacaacagcaacagcaggttGTAATTCAGCAGCATCATTTGCCGCCACCGATGATGGGTGTCCAACAGCAGcctccgcagcagcagcaacagcagccacCGCTGCTACAACAGCAGCAGGTTCAGGGTCCACCGCCGCAACCTCAGCGTCCAGTGGTCCCCCGCAACCGGGACATGGAGATCGACAACTTGCGCAAGTTCGGCCAGGACTTCAAACTCGCTCCCCCGCAGCAACCTCCCATGCCGAATGTGCATCAACAGCCGCCACCCTCtacccagcagcagcatcaagcGGGCCCTCCGACGCAACACGGTGGCGTGGTCGTGCACCAGCAGCCTCCACCgccacagcagcagctgcagggCCAGCAGCCGCCGGATCATTCGGCCCCGCCACTCCTCGATCACAGTTCGCCACCACTCGTGAACCAGCCGCAGCCCAAAATGGTGAGCCAGCACAACGAACCACCACCGCAGGCCCCCAATCAACacccgcagcagcaacagcagcaacaagtgCCCCCAAACCAGAACCAACAGAACCAGGCGTCCCAGACCACCTCCGGCATGGTACCGGCTCCTTCCCCGCACCTGGTctcgcaacaacagcaacctcCGCCCAACCAACAacagccaccaccacctcaGGGTGGGCCGCAGCAGCCGCTCTCCGTCGGTGGAACGCCGCCACAGCAGCAAGCTCCTCCTGGCAGTCAGAACACTCCGAACAGTGGCGGTGGCACGCTTGTTGTAAGTGGAGCACCACCACCGAACACACCCGGTAACGTCCCGGGAGGTGGTGTGCCGGACAATGGAGccagcggtggtggcggtggtgccgGAAGTGGAGAACAGAAACCCGGAACAACGGCCAAGAAGGTCTTTACACTGAATCCGGCGGCCAAACCATTTACGCCCCGCAGCCCAAGCACCCCCAACCCGTCACG CCCGCACACACCGCAAACGCCTGGCCCGGCCGCGTTAGCGCAGGGTTCGTTCCAGCCGCAGGTCATACAGCAACCGATCATGATGCAGTACGTGGTGAACCAGTCCTCATTCCCGGTCGCTCAGCAGCATCCGCACGTGGGCCAACCGACGCGTATTCGCAATGGACGCCAAG TTCCCGTCGGTGCGTCTCAGATGCAGGTGGCAGCCGCAACCGGACAGCCACTGCTGGCGCCTAATCCGCTACAGATGATCACGACGCCGTACGGGCCGGCCATCCACACGCAGCCCTTCCAAACGGGGCCAGCATTCCACCAGCAGTACCGCGCGATCTACGACGCACCACAGCCCGCGCCCCTGCAGTACCTGGCGGCGACGCCACCCTCGACTACGCCCTCGCCCGGCCAACCGCACCAACAGTACCATCCGGGCCCGCAGCCATCGCCGGCCGGCGGTGGCCCGCCGACGTACGCGCCCGTCCACCATCAGCCACCGACGGCGTACACGATCCCGATGTGCAATCCGGTCGGTCCGCTCCAGGTGGTGCAGCCGATCTACCAGAACATCACGTCCGCACCGCAGCAAAACCATCACCAGCAGAGCATGCACGTCATGCACATGCAGCAGCATCCGTCGGCGCAGTAG
- the LOC131258918 gene encoding ataxin-2 homolog isoform X1: MSKRSKTRPGPARTTRQRSIQAEGIYNNAPFIYAATSHVGNIVQIQTPAGQIWEGVFRTFSPLFAVALEMAHRIEVGPDNTTKIIVGSFTEKLIFKPNDIVTFAAKNVDLEYATRDTFKTDTAISRCNGTSWLEDRELEPWDGESGSLNGDLYDNSSLELDSSADGWDVNEMFHKNETIYGVHSTFDQSLSGYTVQIQKKDSEEFKVQELEAEKIANEIENNPVYKERIDVENGDEEAAFAAVSRPVNAPAAASSAGGSGPPGAGANASAPTPVAINDKNSNIINSNSSSTGGGSSSNSASSASNTGGNSAVANNNNNTTNAMPSNTKYIVPAKRKPGQGGKLVRSTPPPLANNNNNNNGGPPVSVNSQQQQQQQQQPPSPQAPHKNNYGQMMPVQQHQQQQQPPPQQPPQNNQQQHGGGGVMQHPSGPPQYGMHANQSPYGHVQHQQQHAPPPQQQQQQQQQPPPHVQQASVMNANKMNGDGGRGDMSGPPGGGGGGGGGAGGNMNVNSNQKPLPQRAVRQYPNTQAQVTYTEPPPSLNPQQMQALSKPPMHMAHPHHAVVPPHHPPPSVGSPEQQQQQQQQQQQQQQVVIQQHHLPPPMMGVQQQPPQQQQQQPPLLQQQQVQGPPPQPQRPVVPRNRDMEIDNLRKFGQDFKLAPPQQPPMPNVHQQPPPSTQQQHQAGPPTQHGGVVVHQQPPPPQQQLQGQQPPDHSAPPLLDHSSPPLVNQPQPKMVSQHNEPPPQAPNQHPQQQQQQQVPPNQNQQNQASQTTSGMVPAPSPHLVSQQQQPPPNQQQPPPPQGGPQQPLSVGGTPPQQQAPPGSQNTPNSGGGTLVVSGAPPPNTPGNVPGGGVPDNGASGGGGGAGSGEQKPGTTAKKVFTLNPAAKPFTPRSPSTPNPSRPHTPQTPGPAALAQGSFQPQVIQQPIMMQYVVNQSSFPVAQQHPHVGQPTRIRNGRQGSYRNDIFPVGASQMQVAAATGQPLLAPNPLQMITTPYGPAIHTQPFQTGPAFHQQYRAIYDAPQPAPLQYLAATPPSTTPSPGQPHQQYHPGPQPSPAGGGPPTYAPVHHQPPTAYTIPMCNPVGPLQVVQPIYQNITSAPQQNHHQQSMHVMHMQQHPSAQ, encoded by the exons GACCACACGGCAGCGTTCGATTCAAGCGGAGGGCATTTACAACAATGCACCATTTATATACGCGGCCACATCGCATGTCGGCAACATCGTGCAAATCCAGACACCGGCCGGTCAAATATGGGAGGGCGTGTTCCGGACATTCTCCCCACTGTTTGCG GTTGCGCTGGAAATGGCACATCGCATTGAGGTAGGACCGGACAACACGACAAAAATCATCGTGGGTTCGTTCACCGAGAAGCTGATCTTCAAGCCGAACGACATCGTAACGTTCGCGGCGAAGAACGTCGACCTGGAGTACGCGACGCGCGACACCTTCAAGACCGACACGGCCATCTCGCGCTGCAACGGCACCAGCTGGCTGGAGGACCGCGAGCTCGAACCGTGGGACGGCGAAAGTGGCAGCCTCAATGGCGACCTGTACGACAACAGCAGCCTCGAGCTGGACAGCAGCGCCGACGGGTGGGATGTGAATGAGATGTTCCACAAGAACGAGACGATCTACGGCGTACATTCGACGTTCGACCAGTCCCTGTCCGGCTACACGGTGCAGATACAGAAGAAGGACAGCGAAGAGTTCAAGGTGCAGGAGCTCGAGGCGGAGAAGATTGCGAACGAGATCGAGAACAATCCGGTGTACAAGGAGCGCATCGACGTAGAGAACGGCGACGAGGAGGCCGCCTTTGCCGCCGTCAGTCGTCCGGTGAACGCGCCCGCCGCAGCGTCGAGCGCGGGCGGTTCGGGTCCTCCCGGAGCGGGGGCTAACGCCAGCGCCCCCACACCGGTGGCGATAAACGATAAAAACTCGAACATTATCAACTCCAACAGCAGTAGCACCGGCGGTGGAAGCAGTAGTAATAGCGCCAGCAGTGCAAGCAATACGGGCGGCAACTCGGCGGTGgccaacaataataacaacacGACCAACGCGATGCCCTCGAACACGAAGTACATTGTGCCGGCCAAACGCAAGCCGGGCCAGGGAGGCAAGCTGGTGCGAAGCACTCCGCCACCACTAgccaacaataacaacaacaataacggAGGTCCACCGGTTTCCGTAAACtcccagcaacagcagcagcagcagcaacagccgcCAAGCCCTCAGGCGCCGCACAAGAACAACTATGGCCAGATGATGCCCgtgcagcaacatcagcaacagcagcagccgccaCCACAGCAACCTCCGCAGAACAATCAGCAACaacacggtggtggtggtgtaatGCAGCATCCATCCGGCCCTCCGCAGTACGGTATGCACGCGAACCAGTCGCCTTACGGTCACgtgcagcaccagcagcaacatgcGCCACCcccgcaacaacagcagcagcagcagcaacagccgcCGCCGCATGTGCAGCAAGCGTCGGTTATGAACGCGAACAAGATGAACGGCGATGGCGGTCGGGGAGATATGTCCGGGCCTcctggcggcggcggtggtggaggtggcggtgCGGGTGGAAACATGAATGTAAATAGCAATCAGAAGCCTCTTCCACAGCGTGCGGTACGGCAGTACCCGAACACGCAGGCCCAGGTGACGTACACTGAGCCTCCGCCATCGCTGAACCCCCAGCAGATGCAGGCCCTGTCCAAGCCTCCGATGCATATGGCGCATCCACACCATGCGGTTGTGCCACCGCATCATCCACCTCCATCCGTCGGTTCtcccgagcagcagcagcagcaacaacaacaacaacaacagcaacagcaggttGTAATTCAGCAGCATCATTTGCCGCCACCGATGATGGGTGTCCAACAGCAGcctccgcagcagcagcaacagcagccacCGCTGCTACAACAGCAGCAGGTTCAGGGTCCACCGCCGCAACCTCAGCGTCCAGTGGTCCCCCGCAACCGGGACATGGAGATCGACAACTTGCGCAAGTTCGGCCAGGACTTCAAACTCGCTCCCCCGCAGCAACCTCCCATGCCGAATGTGCATCAACAGCCGCCACCCTCtacccagcagcagcatcaagcGGGCCCTCCGACGCAACACGGTGGCGTGGTCGTGCACCAGCAGCCTCCACCgccacagcagcagctgcagggCCAGCAGCCGCCGGATCATTCGGCCCCGCCACTCCTCGATCACAGTTCGCCACCACTCGTGAACCAGCCGCAGCCCAAAATGGTGAGCCAGCACAACGAACCACCACCGCAGGCCCCCAATCAACacccgcagcagcaacagcagcaacaagtgCCCCCAAACCAGAACCAACAGAACCAGGCGTCCCAGACCACCTCCGGCATGGTACCGGCTCCTTCCCCGCACCTGGTctcgcaacaacagcaacctcCGCCCAACCAACAacagccaccaccacctcaGGGTGGGCCGCAGCAGCCGCTCTCCGTCGGTGGAACGCCGCCACAGCAGCAAGCTCCTCCTGGCAGTCAGAACACTCCGAACAGTGGCGGTGGCACGCTTGTTGTAAGTGGAGCACCACCACCGAACACACCCGGTAACGTCCCGGGAGGTGGTGTGCCGGACAATGGAGccagcggtggtggcggtggtgccgGAAGTGGAGAACAGAAACCCGGAACAACGGCCAAGAAGGTCTTTACACTGAATCCGGCGGCCAAACCATTTACGCCCCGCAGCCCAAGCACCCCCAACCCGTCACG CCCGCACACACCGCAAACGCCTGGCCCGGCCGCGTTAGCGCAGGGTTCGTTCCAGCCGCAGGTCATACAGCAACCGATCATGATGCAGTACGTGGTGAACCAGTCCTCATTCCCGGTCGCTCAGCAGCATCCGCACGTGGGCCAACCGACGCGTATTCGCAATGGACGCCAAGGTAGCTACCGGAATGACATTT TTCCCGTCGGTGCGTCTCAGATGCAGGTGGCAGCCGCAACCGGACAGCCACTGCTGGCGCCTAATCCGCTACAGATGATCACGACGCCGTACGGGCCGGCCATCCACACGCAGCCCTTCCAAACGGGGCCAGCATTCCACCAGCAGTACCGCGCGATCTACGACGCACCACAGCCCGCGCCCCTGCAGTACCTGGCGGCGACGCCACCCTCGACTACGCCCTCGCCCGGCCAACCGCACCAACAGTACCATCCGGGCCCGCAGCCATCGCCGGCCGGCGGTGGCCCGCCGACGTACGCGCCCGTCCACCATCAGCCACCGACGGCGTACACGATCCCGATGTGCAATCCGGTCGGTCCGCTCCAGGTGGTGCAGCCGATCTACCAGAACATCACGTCCGCACCGCAGCAAAACCATCACCAGCAGAGCATGCACGTCATGCACATGCAGCAGCATCCGTCGGCGCAGTAG